The following coding sequences lie in one Arachis ipaensis cultivar K30076 chromosome B03, Araip1.1, whole genome shotgun sequence genomic window:
- the LOC107630584 gene encoding uncharacterized protein LOC107630584 isoform X2, with translation MSLRFKIHYIKEHASNVHTSIFLHITSSSLKKCQRLADCSGFPFIKLTMAESFDMLMDVSPKKLAWNFLVYVVRLWEAPSRYNPKEINSIEMVLQDSQGGRIQASVPKALVRRWNDNLAEFKMYKMSNFIVVDKREKTKTTMNRWTLNFSHRTVVLLVENPTFPLQAFRLTQISELLNADRIDDSQLVDIMGKVVGKEDPRELITSKGKETKCLAILVEDLDNYRIGCVLFGDMVDQILPYLDDGRVEPLIVVLQFFRPSRWNEKTSVQSHFDVSKLRINPDLDEVRDFRDRRLAAIPSNLVRISQVNTNNSHSGADELKRGDVTVNTIEEALNSTQEGPLWIAGTVVAINSGKDDWFYKSCKKCPKKIETPIGNRYECGKCGHTHGSASLRFKVEVMAYDGTGSITLLLWDRETVQLCGRQAEQIKDEEELYAEGYPAALESLLERKLLFKVNVKSSNIKLYDQVYTVMKVCEDDTIFEMHLPNKTFSTVTEYLQYGCRILGAVTRWICQQLWLISTILVILNILWMLWRIVLQASSAKPQQK, from the exons ATGTCTTTGAGATTCAAAATTCACTATATAAAAGAGCATGCATCTAATGTTCATACGTCTATCTTTCTACACATCACTTCTTCCAGTTTGAAAAAGTGTCAAAGGCTAGCTGATTGTAGTGGTTTTCCGTTTATCAAACTAACCATGGCTGAATCGTTTGATATGTTGATGGACGTCAGTCCGAAAAAACTTGCATGGAACTTCTTGGTCTATGTTGTTCGTTTGTGGGAAGCTCCTAGCCGGTACAATCCTAAAGAGATCAATAGCATTGAAATGGTTCTTCAAGATAGTCAG GGAGGGAGGATCCAAGCTTCGGTCCCTAAGGCGTTGGTACGTAGATGGAATGATAACCTTGCTGAGTTCAAGATGTATAAAATGTCAAATTTCATTGTTGTAGACAAGAGGGAGAAAACCAAGACAACTATGAATCGGTGGACCTTAAACTTCTCTCACCGAACTGTGGTGCTCTTGGTGGAGAATCCAACTTTCCCACTTCAAGCGTTTCGATTAACGCAAATTTCAGAGTTGTTGAATGCTGACAGGATCGATGACTCTCAATTAGTAG ATATTATGGGTAAAGTGGTTGGAAAGGAAGATCCCAGGGAACTCATCACAAGCAAAGGGAAGGAAACGAAGTGTCTAGCTATTTTGGTTGAAGATCTTGA TAATTATCGTATTGGGTGTGTGTTGTTTGGGGACATGGTTGATCAAATACTACCATACCTAGATGATGGAAGAGTTGAGCCATTGATAGTGGTCCTGCAGTTCTTCCGACCGAGTAGATGGAATG AGAAAACCTCAGTACAGAGTCATTTCGACGTTTCTAAGCTACGCATCAATCCCGATCTCGATGAGGTTCGCGACTTCCGTGACAG GAGGCTTGCCGCTATACCCTCAAATTTGGTCAGAATTAGTCAAGTCAACACAAACAACTCACATTCTGGGGCAGATGAACTTAAGCGGGGAGATGTGACGGTGAACACAATAGAGGAAGCACTAAACTCAACACAG GAAGGCCCTTTGTGGATTGCTGGAACAGTTGTGGCAATCAATTCTGGCAAGGATGATTGGTTTTACAAATCATGTAAGAAGTGTCCGAAGAAGATTGAAACACCAATTGGAAATAGATACGAGTGTGGAAAGTGTGGCCACACTCACGGAAGTGCATCACTAAG GTTTAAGGTTGAGGTGATGGCCTATGATGGCACTGGTAGCATAACACTGCTTCTATGGGATCGAGAAACAGTTCAACTATGTGGTAGACAAGCAGAACAGATCAAGGATGAGGAG GAACTTTATGCTGAAGGATACCCTGCAGCTCTTGAGAGCCTTTTAGAAAGAAAACTGCTTTTTAAGGTGAATGTCAAATCCTCCAACATCAAGCTCTATGACCAGGTGTATACAGTGATGAAGGTCTGCGAGGATGATACAATTTTTGAAATGCATCTCCCAAATAAAACGTTCTCCACTGTAACT GAATATCTCCAATATGGTTGTAGGATACTGGGTGCAGTAACTCGGTGGATTTGTCAGCAGCTATGGTTAATATCAACAATCTTAGTGATTCTCAATATTCTGTG GATGTTGTGGAGGATAGTGTTACAAGCCTCAAGTGCAAAACCCCAGCAAAAATAG
- the LOC107630584 gene encoding uncharacterized protein LOC107630584 isoform X1: protein MSLRFKIHYIKEHASNVHTSIFLHITSSSLKKCQRLADCSGFPFIKLTMAESFDMLMDVSPKKLAWNFLVYVVRLWEAPSRYNPKEINSIEMVLQDSQGGRIQASVPKALVRRWNDNLAEFKMYKMSNFIVVDKREKTKTTMNRWTLNFSHRTVVLLVENPTFPLQAFRLTQISELLNADRIDDSQLVDIMGKVVGKEDPRELITSKGKETKCLAILVEDLDNYRIGCVLFGDMVDQILPYLDDGRVEPLIVVLQFFRPSRWNEKTSVQSHFDVSKLRINPDLDEVRDFRDRRLAAIPSNLVRISQVNTNNSHSGADELKRGDVTVNTIEEALNSTQEGPLWIAGTVVAINSGKDDWFYKSCKKCPKKIETPIGNRYECGKCGHTHGSASLRFKVEVMAYDGTGSITLLLWDRETVQLCGRQAEQIKDEEELYAEGYPAALESLLERKLLFKVNVKSSNIKLYDQVYTVMKVCEDDTIFEMHLPNKTFSTVTDTGCSNSVDLSAAMVNINNLSDSQYSVDVVEDSVTSLKCKTPAKIATIVLNQQIPINIENEEELGFSTNKLTRNRGKRQKMQVHDNNE from the exons ATGTCTTTGAGATTCAAAATTCACTATATAAAAGAGCATGCATCTAATGTTCATACGTCTATCTTTCTACACATCACTTCTTCCAGTTTGAAAAAGTGTCAAAGGCTAGCTGATTGTAGTGGTTTTCCGTTTATCAAACTAACCATGGCTGAATCGTTTGATATGTTGATGGACGTCAGTCCGAAAAAACTTGCATGGAACTTCTTGGTCTATGTTGTTCGTTTGTGGGAAGCTCCTAGCCGGTACAATCCTAAAGAGATCAATAGCATTGAAATGGTTCTTCAAGATAGTCAG GGAGGGAGGATCCAAGCTTCGGTCCCTAAGGCGTTGGTACGTAGATGGAATGATAACCTTGCTGAGTTCAAGATGTATAAAATGTCAAATTTCATTGTTGTAGACAAGAGGGAGAAAACCAAGACAACTATGAATCGGTGGACCTTAAACTTCTCTCACCGAACTGTGGTGCTCTTGGTGGAGAATCCAACTTTCCCACTTCAAGCGTTTCGATTAACGCAAATTTCAGAGTTGTTGAATGCTGACAGGATCGATGACTCTCAATTAGTAG ATATTATGGGTAAAGTGGTTGGAAAGGAAGATCCCAGGGAACTCATCACAAGCAAAGGGAAGGAAACGAAGTGTCTAGCTATTTTGGTTGAAGATCTTGA TAATTATCGTATTGGGTGTGTGTTGTTTGGGGACATGGTTGATCAAATACTACCATACCTAGATGATGGAAGAGTTGAGCCATTGATAGTGGTCCTGCAGTTCTTCCGACCGAGTAGATGGAATG AGAAAACCTCAGTACAGAGTCATTTCGACGTTTCTAAGCTACGCATCAATCCCGATCTCGATGAGGTTCGCGACTTCCGTGACAG GAGGCTTGCCGCTATACCCTCAAATTTGGTCAGAATTAGTCAAGTCAACACAAACAACTCACATTCTGGGGCAGATGAACTTAAGCGGGGAGATGTGACGGTGAACACAATAGAGGAAGCACTAAACTCAACACAG GAAGGCCCTTTGTGGATTGCTGGAACAGTTGTGGCAATCAATTCTGGCAAGGATGATTGGTTTTACAAATCATGTAAGAAGTGTCCGAAGAAGATTGAAACACCAATTGGAAATAGATACGAGTGTGGAAAGTGTGGCCACACTCACGGAAGTGCATCACTAAG GTTTAAGGTTGAGGTGATGGCCTATGATGGCACTGGTAGCATAACACTGCTTCTATGGGATCGAGAAACAGTTCAACTATGTGGTAGACAAGCAGAACAGATCAAGGATGAGGAG GAACTTTATGCTGAAGGATACCCTGCAGCTCTTGAGAGCCTTTTAGAAAGAAAACTGCTTTTTAAGGTGAATGTCAAATCCTCCAACATCAAGCTCTATGACCAGGTGTATACAGTGATGAAGGTCTGCGAGGATGATACAATTTTTGAAATGCATCTCCCAAATAAAACGTTCTCCACTGTAACT GATACTGGGTGCAGTAACTCGGTGGATTTGTCAGCAGCTATGGTTAATATCAACAATCTTAGTGATTCTCAATATTCTGTG GATGTTGTGGAGGATAGTGTTACAAGCCTCAAGTGCAAAACCCCAGCAAAAATAGCTACCATAGTTTTAAACCAACAAATTCCCATCAACATTGAGAATGAAGAAGAACTGGGGTTTTCAACCAACAAACTTACCCGCAATCGTGGAAAGAGACAGAAGATGCAAGTTCATGATAATAATGAATGA
- the LOC107630584 gene encoding uncharacterized protein LOC107630584 isoform X3 has translation MNRWTLNFSHRTVVLLVENPTFPLQAFRLTQISELLNADRIDDSQLVDIMGKVVGKEDPRELITSKGKETKCLAILVEDLDNYRIGCVLFGDMVDQILPYLDDGRVEPLIVVLQFFRPSRWNEKTSVQSHFDVSKLRINPDLDEVRDFRDRRLAAIPSNLVRISQVNTNNSHSGADELKRGDVTVNTIEEALNSTQEGPLWIAGTVVAINSGKDDWFYKSCKKCPKKIETPIGNRYECGKCGHTHGSASLRFKVEVMAYDGTGSITLLLWDRETVQLCGRQAEQIKDEEELYAEGYPAALESLLERKLLFKVNVKSSNIKLYDQVYTVMKVCEDDTIFEMHLPNKTFSTVTDTGCSNSVDLSAAMVNINNLSDSQYSVDVVEDSVTSLKCKTPAKIATIVLNQQIPINIENEEELGFSTNKLTRNRGKRQKMQVHDNNE, from the exons ATGAATCGGTGGACCTTAAACTTCTCTCACCGAACTGTGGTGCTCTTGGTGGAGAATCCAACTTTCCCACTTCAAGCGTTTCGATTAACGCAAATTTCAGAGTTGTTGAATGCTGACAGGATCGATGACTCTCAATTAGTAG ATATTATGGGTAAAGTGGTTGGAAAGGAAGATCCCAGGGAACTCATCACAAGCAAAGGGAAGGAAACGAAGTGTCTAGCTATTTTGGTTGAAGATCTTGA TAATTATCGTATTGGGTGTGTGTTGTTTGGGGACATGGTTGATCAAATACTACCATACCTAGATGATGGAAGAGTTGAGCCATTGATAGTGGTCCTGCAGTTCTTCCGACCGAGTAGATGGAATG AGAAAACCTCAGTACAGAGTCATTTCGACGTTTCTAAGCTACGCATCAATCCCGATCTCGATGAGGTTCGCGACTTCCGTGACAG GAGGCTTGCCGCTATACCCTCAAATTTGGTCAGAATTAGTCAAGTCAACACAAACAACTCACATTCTGGGGCAGATGAACTTAAGCGGGGAGATGTGACGGTGAACACAATAGAGGAAGCACTAAACTCAACACAG GAAGGCCCTTTGTGGATTGCTGGAACAGTTGTGGCAATCAATTCTGGCAAGGATGATTGGTTTTACAAATCATGTAAGAAGTGTCCGAAGAAGATTGAAACACCAATTGGAAATAGATACGAGTGTGGAAAGTGTGGCCACACTCACGGAAGTGCATCACTAAG GTTTAAGGTTGAGGTGATGGCCTATGATGGCACTGGTAGCATAACACTGCTTCTATGGGATCGAGAAACAGTTCAACTATGTGGTAGACAAGCAGAACAGATCAAGGATGAGGAG GAACTTTATGCTGAAGGATACCCTGCAGCTCTTGAGAGCCTTTTAGAAAGAAAACTGCTTTTTAAGGTGAATGTCAAATCCTCCAACATCAAGCTCTATGACCAGGTGTATACAGTGATGAAGGTCTGCGAGGATGATACAATTTTTGAAATGCATCTCCCAAATAAAACGTTCTCCACTGTAACT GATACTGGGTGCAGTAACTCGGTGGATTTGTCAGCAGCTATGGTTAATATCAACAATCTTAGTGATTCTCAATATTCTGTG GATGTTGTGGAGGATAGTGTTACAAGCCTCAAGTGCAAAACCCCAGCAAAAATAGCTACCATAGTTTTAAACCAACAAATTCCCATCAACATTGAGAATGAAGAAGAACTGGGGTTTTCAACCAACAAACTTACCCGCAATCGTGGAAAGAGACAGAAGATGCAAGTTCATGATAATAATGAATGA